The following proteins come from a genomic window of Gordonia westfalica:
- a CDS encoding HesB/IscA family protein — protein sequence MTVQNETGTATGIILSDAAAVKAKALLDQEGRDDLALRIAVQPGGCAGLRYQLFFDDRTLDGDITSDFGGVTLAVDRMSAPYVQGATIDFVDTIEKQGFTIDNPNATGSCACGDSFN from the coding sequence ATGACCGTGCAGAACGAAACGGGCACTGCCACCGGCATCATCCTCAGCGATGCAGCCGCTGTGAAGGCAAAGGCACTGCTCGACCAGGAAGGTCGCGACGACCTCGCGCTGCGCATCGCCGTGCAGCCCGGTGGATGCGCTGGTCTGCGCTACCAGCTCTTCTTCGACGATCGCACCCTCGACGGCGACATCACCTCCGACTTCGGCGGCGTCACGCTGGCCGTCGACCGGATGAGCGCGCCCTATGTGCAGGGTGCCACCATCGACTTCGTCGACACCATCGAGAAGCAGGGCTTCACCATCGACAACCCGAACGCCACCGGCAGCTGCGCCTGCGGCGACTCGTTCAACTGA
- a CDS encoding bifunctional phosphatase PAP2/diacylglycerol kinase family protein: MRRLRHRASGLSQITRGMGTLDAEIYDSIARSPSPLLDKTMPVLTHAADHSKLWMAIAAGLAVSGRPSLQRGAARGIVSLAATSLVTNQAAKRIRRRPRPSTGLIPVPRRGRRQPTSNSLPSGHSASAAAFAVGVAAESPPAGLVLGALAGLVGLSRVATGAHYPGDVVAGLGIGAAIATVGTRVVPPITRPSLSLADPTTVDAEPRPDGAGLVVVVNPTSGDGRGRQVLDAIRDALPAAEVVVLDENDDIASVFADVAARASIIGVAGGDGTVACAAGAAIHADLPLAVFPAGTFNHFARDIGCGTVEATVDAVASGSVIKVDAVWLNDSRLILNTASIGAYPHFVRIRERLRHRISRPLATATAIFRVIRKEANVRIEVEGQVLDVSLFLIGNSIYQPTGFLPTRRLRLDDGLLDVRILETGHRWATLRLLGSLAGGRLERSRLYHEMQVPEFRFTTVDGPVAVSHDGEVEDSFTDAHFRVDYRRLKVYSPARSPRF, translated from the coding sequence ATGCGCCGGTTACGTCATCGTGCTTCCGGTCTGTCCCAGATCACCCGTGGGATGGGCACTCTCGACGCCGAGATCTACGACTCGATCGCCCGGTCGCCGAGCCCGTTGCTCGACAAGACGATGCCCGTACTGACCCACGCGGCCGATCATTCGAAGCTCTGGATGGCGATCGCCGCCGGACTCGCCGTCTCCGGCCGACCGTCGCTCCAGCGCGGTGCTGCCCGCGGCATCGTCTCTCTCGCGGCCACCAGTCTCGTGACGAACCAGGCGGCCAAGCGGATTCGCCGCCGTCCGCGCCCTTCCACCGGACTCATACCTGTCCCCCGACGCGGTCGCAGACAGCCGACGTCGAACTCGCTGCCCTCCGGCCATTCGGCCAGTGCCGCGGCCTTTGCGGTCGGCGTCGCCGCCGAGAGCCCACCCGCAGGCCTGGTGTTGGGGGCGCTCGCCGGACTCGTCGGCCTGTCCCGGGTCGCCACCGGCGCCCACTACCCCGGCGACGTGGTGGCCGGTCTCGGGATCGGTGCTGCCATCGCGACCGTGGGGACCCGCGTGGTACCGCCGATCACCCGACCCTCCCTGTCTCTCGCCGATCCGACCACCGTCGACGCCGAACCCCGCCCGGACGGCGCCGGACTGGTCGTGGTGGTGAACCCGACATCCGGGGACGGCCGCGGACGCCAGGTCCTCGACGCCATCCGCGACGCACTTCCCGCGGCAGAGGTTGTCGTGCTCGACGAGAACGACGACATCGCATCGGTGTTCGCCGATGTCGCGGCACGCGCGTCGATCATCGGCGTCGCAGGTGGGGACGGCACCGTGGCCTGTGCGGCCGGTGCCGCCATCCATGCGGATCTACCACTGGCGGTCTTCCCGGCGGGCACCTTCAACCACTTCGCTCGCGACATCGGCTGCGGGACGGTCGAGGCCACCGTCGACGCCGTCGCCTCCGGGTCCGTGATCAAGGTCGATGCGGTGTGGCTCAACGACTCTCGACTCATCCTCAACACCGCCAGTATCGGGGCCTACCCGCACTTCGTCCGGATCCGGGAGCGCCTCCGGCATCGCATCAGCCGTCCTCTCGCCACCGCCACCGCGATCTTCCGGGTGATCCGCAAGGAAGCGAACGTTCGCATCGAAGTGGAAGGGCAGGTTCTCGACGTCTCCCTGTTCCTGATCGGGAACTCGATCTATCAACCGACGGGTTTTCTCCCCACCCGACGCCTCCGGCTCGACGACGGCCTGCTCGACGTCCGGATTCTGGAGACGGGACACCGCTGGGCGACCCTGCGCCTGTTGGGGTCCCTGGCCGGCGGCCGCTTGGAGCGGTCCCGGCTGTACCACGAGATGCAGGTACCCGAGTTCCGCTTCACCACGGTCGACGGCCCGGTCGCGGTGTCGCACGACGGCGAGGTCGAAGACAGCTTCACGGACGCCCATTTCCGTGTGGACTACCGCAGGCTCAAGGTGTACTCGCCGGCGCGCTCACCGCGCTTCTGA
- a CDS encoding cytochrome c oxidase subunit 4 yields the protein MKIEARLFEMLTAFFALTGVAYTLFTAFTSKGIEWVGVVGLFFAAGLTLIAGTFFRFVSRRVEIRPEDYEDAEIEDGAGELGFFSPHSWWPILIALGASTFAVGFASGNWWLSIFAVAVILGTAAGLVFEYHVGPEKH from the coding sequence ATGAAAATCGAAGCACGCCTCTTCGAGATGTTGACAGCCTTCTTCGCGCTGACAGGTGTCGCGTACACCCTGTTCACCGCGTTCACCAGCAAGGGCATCGAGTGGGTCGGCGTCGTCGGCCTGTTCTTCGCCGCCGGTCTGACGCTGATCGCGGGCACGTTCTTCCGCTTCGTGTCGCGCCGCGTCGAGATTCGGCCCGAGGACTACGAAGATGCCGAGATCGAGGACGGCGCAGGCGAGTTGGGCTTCTTCAGCCCGCACTCCTGGTGGCCCATCCTGATCGCGCTCGGTGCCTCGACCTTCGCCGTGGGCTTCGCCTCAGGCAACTGGTGGCTCTCGATCTTCGCGGTCGCGGTGATCCTGGGTACCGCGGCCGGACTGGTCTTCGAGTACCACGTCGGTCCCGAGAAGCACTGA
- a CDS encoding DMT family transporter — protein sequence MSWLILVVSGVLEAVWATALGKSEGFTKLAPSVVFFVALGASMAGLAYAMRDLPVGTAYAVWVGIGAVLTVVYAMATGEQPVSLVQALCLVMIVGGVIGLKLAH from the coding sequence ATGTCGTGGTTGATCCTGGTGGTGTCCGGTGTTCTCGAAGCCGTGTGGGCCACCGCGCTGGGCAAATCCGAGGGCTTCACCAAGCTCGCGCCGTCGGTGGTCTTCTTCGTGGCGCTGGGCGCCAGCATGGCCGGCCTGGCCTATGCGATGCGCGATCTGCCGGTCGGCACCGCCTACGCCGTGTGGGTCGGCATCGGCGCGGTGCTGACCGTCGTCTACGCGATGGCGACCGGTGAGCAGCCGGTTTCGCTGGTCCAGGCGCTGTGCCTGGTGATGATCGTCGGCGGCGTCATCGGCCTCAAACTGGCCCACTGA
- a CDS encoding cytochrome c oxidase subunit II, with protein MKRLGIVVALGLGALLMSGCDANEAMRFGWPEGVTPQGKKMVDLWTWSVIAALVMGILVWALIFWTITFHRANDAKKGVFPRQTAYNVPLELTYTAIPFVIIAVLFYFTVIVQNDVEGKNDDSKVVVDVTAFQWNWKFGYNKVVFDDGSTYDGFEAAGNPFQVQQQAGKTVAEPEVEHGGEHGEELPGPAGGRDDDIRDYLKFNKIETLGSSSEIPVLVLPTGKRIEFNIASADVIHSFWVPEFLYKRDVMPFPEQNSTDPIFQIGAIDRTGAFVGRCAEMCGTYHSMMNFEVRAVTPEDFDSYIRFRQSNPQATNAEALASICQAPEAVTTVPFDTRRKSDGSVTASGNPDDPTLANCTKKES; from the coding sequence ATGAAGCGACTGGGAATCGTCGTCGCTCTCGGACTCGGCGCACTGCTGATGTCGGGATGCGACGCCAATGAGGCGATGCGTTTCGGTTGGCCTGAGGGCGTCACGCCCCAGGGTAAGAAGATGGTCGATCTCTGGACCTGGTCCGTCATCGCCGCACTCGTCATGGGCATTCTGGTCTGGGCGCTGATCTTCTGGACGATCACGTTCCACCGCGCGAACGACGCCAAGAAGGGCGTGTTCCCGCGTCAGACCGCGTACAACGTCCCGTTGGAGCTCACCTACACGGCGATTCCGTTCGTCATCATCGCGGTGCTGTTCTACTTCACCGTGATCGTGCAGAACGACGTCGAGGGCAAGAACGACGACTCCAAGGTCGTGGTCGACGTGACCGCGTTCCAGTGGAACTGGAAGTTCGGCTACAACAAGGTCGTCTTCGACGACGGATCGACCTACGACGGCTTCGAGGCCGCGGGCAACCCGTTCCAGGTTCAGCAGCAGGCGGGCAAGACCGTCGCCGAGCCCGAGGTCGAGCACGGCGGCGAACACGGCGAAGAGCTGCCCGGTCCCGCCGGCGGCCGTGACGACGACATCCGCGACTACCTGAAGTTCAACAAGATCGAGACCCTCGGCTCGTCGTCGGAGATCCCGGTCCTGGTGCTGCCGACCGGTAAGCGCATTGAGTTCAACATCGCCTCGGCCGACGTCATCCACTCCTTCTGGGTGCCGGAGTTCCTGTACAAGCGCGACGTGATGCCGTTCCCGGAGCAGAACTCGACCGACCCGATCTTCCAGATCGGCGCGATCGACCGCACCGGAGCCTTCGTCGGCCGCTGCGCCGAGATGTGCGGCACCTACCACTCGATGATGAACTTCGAGGTCCGCGCGGTCACGCCGGAAGACTTCGACAGCTACATCCGGTTCCGCCAGTCGAACCCGCAGGCGACCAACGCCGAGGCGCTCGCGTCGATCTGTCAGGCGCCGGAAGCCGTCACCACGGTTCCGTTCGACACCCGTCGCAAGTCCGACGGTTCGGTGACCGCCAGCGGCAACCCGGATGACCCGACCCTCGCCAACTGCACCAAGAAGGAGAGCTGA
- a CDS encoding carbohydrate kinase family protein, translating into MAIVVCGSIATDHLMKFPGKFSEQLLGDHLEHISLSFLVEDLVVRRGGVGGNICYAMGQLGGNPVLVGAVGSDFHDYRKWLESNGVDCRGVRVSETHHTARFMCTTDETMAQLATFYAGAMSESRDISLADVIAETGAPELVLIGADDPAGMLSHTEACRSADIPFAADPSQQLARLDGEQARTLIDGAAYLFTNEYEWGLLRQKAGLSEAQVAQMVGVRITTLGKDGVEIVERDGTRIHVPVVPETAKVDPTGVGDGFRAGFLSALSKGLGFERAAQVGSMVAVLVLETVSTQDWSWDAESAFARIEGAYGAEAAAEIKAAF; encoded by the coding sequence GTGGCAATCGTTGTATGCGGGTCCATCGCAACCGACCATCTGATGAAGTTCCCCGGCAAGTTCTCCGAGCAGCTGCTCGGAGACCACCTCGAACACATCTCGCTCAGCTTCCTCGTGGAGGACCTCGTCGTGCGCCGCGGCGGCGTCGGCGGCAACATCTGCTACGCCATGGGCCAGCTCGGCGGCAATCCGGTGCTCGTCGGAGCGGTCGGTTCGGACTTCCACGACTACCGGAAGTGGCTCGAGTCCAACGGCGTCGACTGCCGCGGCGTCCGGGTCTCGGAGACCCACCACACCGCCCGCTTCATGTGCACGACCGACGAGACGATGGCGCAGCTCGCCACCTTCTACGCGGGCGCCATGAGCGAGAGCCGCGACATCTCCCTCGCCGACGTCATCGCCGAGACCGGTGCACCGGAACTCGTGCTCATCGGCGCCGACGACCCGGCCGGCATGCTCAGCCACACCGAGGCGTGCCGCTCGGCGGACATCCCGTTCGCCGCCGACCCGAGCCAGCAGCTCGCCCGCCTCGACGGCGAGCAGGCCCGGACCCTGATCGACGGCGCCGCCTACCTGTTCACCAACGAATACGAGTGGGGCCTGCTGCGCCAGAAGGCCGGCCTGTCCGAGGCGCAGGTCGCGCAGATGGTCGGCGTCCGCATCACGACCCTCGGCAAGGACGGCGTCGAGATCGTCGAGCGCGACGGCACCCGCATCCATGTCCCCGTCGTGCCGGAGACCGCCAAGGTCGACCCGACCGGCGTCGGCGACGGCTTCCGCGCCGGCTTCCTGTCGGCCCTGTCCAAGGGGCTCGGCTTCGAACGCGCCGCACAGGTCGGCTCGATGGTCGCCGTCCTGGTCCTCGAGACCGTGTCGACACAGGACTGGTCCTGGGACGCAGAATCGGCGTTCGCACGCATCGAGGGTGCCTACGGCGCCGAAGCGGCTGCGGAGATCAAAGCCGCTTTCTGA